A section of the Streptomyces sp. CG1 genome encodes:
- a CDS encoding enoyl-CoA hydratase family protein produces the protein MSPFTGSAARTFDWQHLRVQLADGVATVTLARPEKLNALTFGAYADLRDLLAELSRERAVRALVLAGEGRGFCSGGDVDEIIGATLAMDTAQLLDFNRMTGQVVRAIRECPFPVIAAVHGVAAGAGAVLALAADFRVADPSARFAFLFTRVGLSGGDMGAAYLLPRVVGLGHATRLLMLGEPVRAPEAERIGLISELTEEGRADEAAASLARRLADGPALAYAQTKALLTAELDMPLAAAVELDASTQALLMNGEDYAEFHAAFTEKRPPKWRGR, from the coding sequence ATGAGTCCCTTCACCGGCTCCGCCGCCCGCACCTTTGACTGGCAGCACCTACGGGTCCAGCTCGCCGACGGGGTTGCCACCGTCACCCTCGCCCGCCCCGAGAAACTCAACGCGCTCACCTTCGGCGCCTACGCCGACCTGCGCGACCTGCTGGCCGAGCTGTCCCGGGAGCGCGCCGTACGCGCCCTGGTGCTGGCCGGCGAGGGACGGGGCTTCTGCTCCGGCGGCGACGTCGACGAGATCATCGGCGCCACCCTCGCCATGGACACGGCCCAGCTGCTCGACTTCAACCGGATGACGGGCCAGGTCGTCCGGGCGATCCGCGAGTGCCCGTTCCCGGTGATCGCCGCGGTGCACGGCGTGGCGGCGGGAGCCGGAGCGGTCCTGGCGCTGGCGGCCGACTTCCGCGTGGCGGATCCGAGCGCCCGCTTCGCCTTCCTCTTCACCCGCGTCGGCCTGTCCGGCGGCGACATGGGCGCGGCCTATCTGCTGCCCCGGGTCGTCGGCCTCGGCCACGCCACCCGCCTGCTCATGCTGGGCGAACCGGTCCGGGCCCCCGAGGCCGAGCGCATCGGCCTGATCAGCGAGCTGACGGAGGAGGGCCGCGCGGACGAGGCGGCGGCGTCCCTGGCCCGCCGCCTGGCCGACGGCCCCGCCCTGGCGTACGCCCAGACGAAGGCACTGCTGACGGCCGAGCTGGACATGCCTCTGGCGGCGGCGGTGGAACTGGACGCCTCGACCCAGGCCCTGCTGATGAACGGCGAGGACTACGCGGAGTTCCACGCGGCCTTCACGGAGAAGCGCCCGCCGAAGTGGCGGGGGAGGTGA
- a CDS encoding bifunctional salicylyl-CoA 5-hydroxylase/oxidoreductase: MRVAITGGGPGGLYAAALLKRLDPTREIRVWERNAPDETFGFGVVLSDETLGGIEHADPVVYDALQRHFVRWDDIDIVHRGVTHRSGGHGFAALGRRRLLEILHDRCRSLGVEIEFRTEAPRPDTLAAEYDLVVAADGVRSTTRETYAEVLRPTLTEHRCRYIWLAADFPFDAFRFEIAETEYGVMQLHGYPYAADASTVIVEMREEVWKAAGFDEVTPLESIERCAKIFAEALRGRPLRSNNSAWTTFRTVVSDRWSHGNVVLLGDAAHTAHFSIGSGTKLAVEDALALAACLQEQPDVPSALTAYEEERKPVVASTQRAARASLEWFENLPLYLHQPSRQFAFNLLTRSRRVTHDNLRLRDGHFTAAVEREFGCPPGTPPMFTPFRLRGLTLRNRVVVSPMDMYSATDGLPGDFHLVHLGARALGGAGLVMTEMVCVSEEGRITPGCTGLYTGRQAEAWRRVTDFVHTQAPGTAIGVQLGHAGRKGSTKLMWEGIDEPLPHGNWPLVAASPLPYKPGSQTPRQLSRAQLTDIREQFTAAAWRAARAGFDLLELHCAHGYLLSGFLSPLTNRRTDAYGGSPERRLRFPLEVFDAVRAVWPAERPMTVRISATDWAEGGTTAEDAVQIARAFAAHGADAIDVSTGQVVAEERPEFGRSYQTPFADRIRHEVGVPVIAVGAISSWDDVNSLILAGRTDLCALARPHLYDPHWTLHAAVEQGYDGPGVGWPAPYRAGSRRPQTGRTDAPKPRLTLGG, translated from the coding sequence ATGCGCGTGGCGATCACCGGCGGCGGTCCGGGTGGCCTGTACGCGGCGGCGCTGCTGAAGCGACTCGACCCGACCCGTGAGATCAGGGTCTGGGAACGCAACGCCCCCGACGAGACCTTCGGCTTCGGAGTCGTCCTCTCCGACGAAACACTGGGCGGCATCGAACACGCCGACCCCGTCGTCTACGACGCGCTGCAGCGGCACTTCGTCCGCTGGGACGACATCGACATCGTGCACCGGGGTGTCACACACCGCTCCGGCGGCCATGGGTTCGCCGCGCTCGGCCGCCGCCGGCTCCTGGAGATCCTGCACGACCGCTGCCGTTCCCTCGGCGTGGAGATCGAGTTCCGTACCGAGGCTCCCCGCCCGGACACCCTCGCCGCCGAGTACGACCTCGTCGTCGCCGCCGACGGGGTGCGCAGCACCACCCGCGAGACCTACGCCGAGGTGCTCCGCCCGACGCTGACCGAACACCGCTGCCGCTACATCTGGCTCGCCGCCGACTTCCCCTTCGACGCCTTCCGCTTCGAGATCGCCGAGACCGAGTACGGCGTGATGCAGCTGCACGGCTATCCCTACGCGGCCGACGCCTCCACCGTGATCGTCGAGATGCGTGAGGAGGTCTGGAAGGCGGCGGGATTCGACGAAGTCACCCCGCTGGAATCGATCGAACGCTGCGCCAAGATCTTCGCCGAAGCCCTCCGCGGCCGCCCCCTGCGCTCCAACAACTCGGCCTGGACGACCTTCCGTACGGTGGTCAGCGACCGCTGGTCGCACGGCAACGTCGTCCTCCTCGGCGACGCCGCGCACACCGCCCACTTCTCCATCGGCTCCGGCACCAAGCTCGCCGTGGAGGACGCGCTGGCCCTGGCCGCGTGTCTCCAGGAACAGCCGGACGTGCCCAGTGCGCTGACGGCCTACGAGGAGGAGCGCAAACCCGTCGTCGCCTCCACCCAGCGCGCCGCCCGGGCCAGCCTCGAATGGTTCGAGAACCTCCCCCTGTACCTTCACCAGCCGTCCCGCCAGTTCGCCTTCAACCTGCTCACCCGCAGCCGCCGCGTCACCCACGACAACCTCCGGCTGCGCGACGGCCACTTCACCGCGGCGGTCGAGCGCGAGTTCGGCTGCCCGCCCGGCACACCCCCGATGTTCACCCCGTTCCGGCTGCGCGGCCTGACCCTGCGCAACCGGGTCGTGGTGTCGCCGATGGACATGTACTCCGCGACCGACGGCCTCCCCGGCGACTTCCATCTCGTGCATCTGGGCGCCCGCGCCCTCGGCGGGGCCGGGCTCGTCATGACCGAGATGGTGTGCGTCAGCGAGGAGGGCCGCATCACGCCGGGCTGCACCGGTCTCTACACCGGCCGGCAGGCCGAGGCATGGCGGCGCGTCACCGACTTCGTGCACACCCAGGCGCCCGGCACCGCGATCGGCGTACAGCTCGGCCACGCCGGCCGCAAGGGCTCCACGAAGCTGATGTGGGAGGGCATCGACGAGCCGCTGCCCCACGGCAACTGGCCCCTCGTCGCCGCCTCTCCGCTGCCGTACAAGCCGGGCAGCCAGACTCCGCGCCAGCTCTCGCGGGCCCAACTCACCGACATCCGCGAGCAGTTCACGGCCGCCGCCTGGCGGGCCGCGCGGGCCGGCTTCGATCTGCTGGAGCTGCACTGCGCGCACGGCTATCTGCTCTCCGGCTTCCTCTCCCCGCTCACCAACCGGCGCACCGACGCCTACGGCGGCTCGCCGGAGCGGCGGCTGAGGTTCCCGCTGGAGGTCTTCGACGCCGTCCGCGCGGTGTGGCCTGCCGAGCGGCCCATGACGGTCCGCATCTCGGCCACCGACTGGGCCGAGGGCGGTACGACCGCCGAGGACGCGGTGCAGATCGCCCGCGCCTTCGCCGCGCACGGGGCGGACGCGATCGATGTCTCCACCGGGCAGGTCGTGGCGGAGGAGCGGCCGGAGTTCGGGCGGTCGTACCAGACGCCGTTCGCCGACCGCATCCGGCACGAGGTGGGGGTCCCGGTGATCGCCGTCGGCGCGATCTCCTCCTGGGACGACGTCAACTCCCTGATCCTCGCCGGGCGTACGGACCTGTGCGCGCTGGCCCGTCCGCACCTGTACGACCCGCACTGGACGCTGCACGCGGCGGTCGAGCAGGGGTACGACGGGCCGGGCGTCGGCTGGCCCGCGCCCTACCGGGCGGGCAGCAGGCGCCCGCAGACCGGACGCACGGACGCCCCGAAGCCCCGGCTGACCCTCGGCGGATGA
- a CDS encoding PaaX family transcriptional regulator C-terminal domain-containing protein, with amino-acid sequence MINVSEQHAPRSLIVTLYGAYGRYMPGPMPVAELIRLLAAVGVDAPSVRSSVSRLKRRGLLQPARTEQGAAGYELSPEARQLLEDGDRRIYATAPVADAGWVLAVFSVPESERQKRHVLRSRLAGLGFGTAAPGVWIAPARLYEETQHTLRRLRLDPYVDFFRGEHLGFAPTAEAVARWWDLAAIAKEHERFLDAHAPVLRAWERRTATPPEEAYRDYLLALDTWRHLPYTDPGLPTELLPAGWPGVRSAEVFQRLHERLRDAGAEFVGL; translated from the coding sequence ATGATCAACGTGTCCGAGCAGCACGCCCCCAGGTCCCTCATCGTCACGCTCTACGGCGCGTACGGCCGCTACATGCCCGGCCCCATGCCCGTCGCCGAGCTGATCCGGCTGCTGGCCGCGGTCGGCGTGGACGCGCCCTCCGTCCGTTCCTCGGTGTCCCGGCTCAAACGGCGCGGCCTGCTGCAGCCGGCCCGTACGGAGCAGGGTGCGGCCGGCTATGAACTCTCCCCGGAAGCACGCCAGTTGCTGGAGGACGGGGACCGGCGGATCTACGCGACCGCGCCCGTGGCGGACGCGGGCTGGGTGCTCGCGGTGTTCTCCGTGCCCGAGTCGGAGCGGCAGAAGCGGCATGTGCTGCGCTCCCGGCTGGCGGGCCTGGGCTTCGGCACGGCGGCCCCCGGGGTGTGGATCGCCCCGGCCCGCCTCTACGAGGAGACACAGCACACCCTGCGCCGGCTGCGCCTGGACCCGTACGTCGACTTCTTCCGCGGCGAGCACCTGGGCTTCGCACCGACGGCCGAGGCGGTCGCCCGCTGGTGGGACCTGGCCGCGATCGCCAAGGAGCACGAGCGCTTCCTGGACGCGCACGCCCCGGTGCTGCGCGCCTGGGAGCGCCGTACGGCCACCCCGCCCGAGGAGGCCTACCGCGACTACCTCCTCGCCCTCGACACCTGGCGGCATCTGCCCTACACCGACCCCGGCCTGCCCACCGAACTGCTGCCGGCGGGCTGGCCGGGCGTGCGCTCGGCGGAGGTGTTCCAGAGGCTGCACGAGCGGCTGCGGGACGCGGGGGCCGAGTTCGTGGGGCTGTGA
- a CDS encoding AMP-binding protein, with the protein MHRSAHVDTFARDHLPPPDEWPELRFDLPELHYPDRLNCAAELLDHTDPARPVFHTPDGTTWTYGELHAQVDRIAHVLTGDLGVVPGNRVLLRGPTTPWLAACWLAVLKAGAVAVTVLAQQRPHELATLCEIALVRHALCDIRAVDDLAKADIPGLRITTYGGDGPDDLLGRPGPGTPYPAVDTAADDVALIAFTSGTTGRPKGCMHFHRDVLAIADTFSRHVLRPRADDVFAGSPPLGFTFGLGGLVIFPMRAGASSLLLEQAGARQLLPAIAEHRVSVLFTAPTAYRAMLEGLDGHDVSSLRRCVSAGENLPAATWRAWHERTGVRVINGIGATELLHIFVSAADDAIRPGTTGVAVPGWQARVQDEHGAPVPDGEPGLLAVRGPVGCRYLADPRQRVYVRRGWNITGDTYVREPDGYFRYVARADDMIISAGYNIAGPEVEDALLRHPDVVEAAVVGRPDEARGQVVVAYTVLREGVPHDPEPLRAFLKAELAPYKCPREFVFLDALPRTATGKLQRFRLRDEGDRQ; encoded by the coding sequence ATGCATCGCTCGGCCCACGTCGACACCTTCGCGCGCGACCATCTGCCGCCGCCGGACGAGTGGCCCGAGCTGCGGTTCGACCTGCCGGAGCTGCACTACCCCGACCGGCTGAACTGCGCCGCCGAGCTGCTGGACCACACGGACCCGGCCCGCCCGGTCTTCCACACCCCGGACGGCACCACCTGGACGTACGGCGAGCTGCACGCTCAGGTCGACCGGATCGCGCACGTCCTCACCGGCGACCTGGGCGTGGTCCCCGGCAACCGGGTGCTGCTGCGCGGCCCGACCACGCCCTGGCTCGCGGCCTGCTGGCTCGCCGTGCTGAAGGCGGGCGCGGTCGCGGTCACCGTGCTGGCCCAGCAGCGCCCGCACGAGCTGGCCACGCTGTGCGAGATCGCGCTGGTGCGGCACGCGCTGTGCGACATCCGGGCGGTGGACGACCTGGCGAAGGCCGACATCCCCGGGCTGCGGATCACGACGTACGGCGGGGACGGCCCGGACGACCTCCTCGGCCGCCCCGGGCCCGGCACTCCGTACCCGGCGGTCGACACCGCGGCCGACGACGTTGCCCTGATCGCGTTCACCTCGGGGACGACGGGTCGCCCGAAAGGGTGCATGCACTTCCACCGGGATGTGCTGGCCATAGCCGACACCTTCTCGCGGCATGTGCTGCGCCCGCGGGCGGACGACGTGTTCGCGGGCAGTCCCCCGCTGGGCTTCACGTTCGGCCTGGGCGGGCTGGTGATCTTCCCGATGCGGGCCGGCGCCAGCTCCCTGCTCCTGGAGCAGGCGGGCGCCCGCCAGTTGCTGCCCGCGATCGCCGAGCACCGTGTCTCGGTCCTGTTCACCGCCCCTACCGCCTACCGCGCCATGCTGGAGGGGCTGGACGGCCACGACGTCTCGTCGCTGCGGCGCTGTGTGTCGGCCGGCGAGAACCTGCCCGCGGCCACCTGGCGGGCCTGGCACGAGCGCACCGGCGTGCGCGTCATCAACGGCATCGGCGCCACCGAGCTGCTGCACATCTTCGTCTCCGCCGCCGACGACGCGATCAGACCGGGCACCACGGGCGTGGCGGTGCCGGGCTGGCAGGCGCGGGTGCAGGACGAGCACGGCGCACCGGTGCCCGACGGGGAGCCCGGGCTGCTCGCCGTGCGCGGCCCGGTCGGCTGCCGCTATCTCGCCGATCCGCGCCAGCGCGTCTATGTGCGCCGCGGCTGGAACATCACCGGCGACACCTATGTCCGCGAGCCCGACGGCTACTTCCGTTATGTGGCCCGTGCCGACGACATGATCATCTCTGCCGGGTACAACATCGCCGGACCGGAGGTGGAGGACGCGCTGCTGCGTCACCCGGACGTGGTGGAGGCGGCGGTCGTGGGCCGCCCCGACGAGGCACGCGGACAGGTGGTCGTGGCCTACACGGTGCTGCGCGAGGGGGTCCCGCACGACCCCGAGCCGCTGCGGGCCTTCCTCAAGGCGGAGCTGGCGCCCTACAAATGCCCGCGCGAGTTCGTCTTCCTGGACGCCCTGCCCCGTACGGCCACCGGCAAACTGCAGCGGTTCCGGCTGCGCGACGAAGGTGACCGGCAGTGA
- a CDS encoding acyl-CoA dehydrogenase family protein has protein sequence MPAFSLEPEQNAWCAELRTLAAERLRPLADKGEPGHVNRPLLAELGRLGLLERLFTSGALDLCLMRESLAQACTEAETALALQGLGAHPVHAHGSPAQRERWLPAVAEGSAVAAFALSEQGAGSDAAALALAAEADGDGWRLTGEKCWISNAPEADFYTVFARTIPGAGARGVTAFLVPADRPGLTGSALDMLSPHPIGALDFDAVPVTTADVLGATGRGFAVAMGTLNLFRPSVGAFAVGMAQAALEATLDHTGRREAFGGPLRNLQTVSHQVAEMALRTEAARLMVYAAATAYDAGAADVPGRAAMAKLLATETAQYVVDTAVQLHGARALRQGHLLEHLYREVRAPRIYEGASEVQRGIIAKELYAKTEEGSR, from the coding sequence GTGCCCGCATTCTCGCTCGAACCGGAGCAAAACGCCTGGTGTGCCGAGCTGCGCACACTGGCCGCCGAACGGCTGCGGCCGCTCGCCGACAAGGGCGAACCGGGACACGTCAACCGGCCGCTCCTCGCCGAACTCGGCCGACTCGGCCTCCTGGAGCGGCTGTTCACCTCCGGTGCGCTCGACCTGTGCCTGATGCGCGAGTCCCTCGCCCAGGCCTGCACCGAGGCCGAGACGGCCCTCGCCCTGCAGGGCCTGGGCGCCCATCCGGTGCACGCCCACGGCAGCCCCGCCCAGCGCGAGCGCTGGCTGCCCGCCGTCGCCGAGGGCAGCGCGGTCGCCGCCTTCGCACTGAGCGAGCAGGGCGCCGGTTCGGACGCGGCCGCGCTGGCCCTGGCGGCGGAGGCGGACGGTGACGGCTGGCGGCTGACCGGCGAGAAGTGCTGGATCTCCAACGCCCCCGAAGCCGACTTCTACACCGTCTTCGCCCGTACCATCCCCGGCGCGGGCGCCCGCGGCGTGACCGCCTTCCTCGTCCCGGCCGACCGGCCCGGGCTCACCGGCAGCGCACTGGACATGCTCTCGCCGCACCCCATCGGCGCCCTGGACTTCGACGCCGTACCGGTCACCACCGCAGACGTTCTCGGCGCGACCGGCCGCGGCTTCGCCGTCGCCATGGGCACCCTGAACCTGTTCCGGCCCAGCGTCGGCGCCTTCGCGGTCGGCATGGCCCAGGCCGCGCTGGAGGCCACCCTCGACCACACCGGCCGCCGCGAGGCCTTCGGCGGCCCGCTGCGGAACCTGCAGACCGTCTCCCACCAGGTCGCCGAGATGGCACTCCGCACGGAGGCCGCCCGGCTGATGGTGTACGCGGCGGCGACGGCGTACGACGCGGGCGCCGCCGATGTGCCGGGGCGCGCGGCGATGGCCAAGCTGCTCGCCACCGAGACCGCGCAGTACGTCGTCGACACCGCGGTCCAGCTGCACGGCGCCCGCGCCCTGCGCCAGGGCCACCTCCTCGAACACCTCTACCGCGAGGTGCGGGCCCCGCGCATCTACGAGGGCGCGAGCGAGGTCCAACGGGGCATCATCGCCAAGGAGTTGTACGCGAAGACCGAGGAGGGGTCCCGGTGA
- a CDS encoding RidA family protein, protein MTTERVNPPELSPPTGFSHAVVASGSRVVFLAGQTALDADGKVVGATLPEQFERALGNLLAALRAAGGTPADLARVTVYATDVAAYRAHAGQLGRMWRESAGRDYPAMAVVEVVRLWDQQALVELDGFAVLP, encoded by the coding sequence GTGACGACCGAGCGTGTCAACCCGCCCGAGCTGTCCCCGCCCACGGGCTTCTCGCACGCCGTCGTCGCCTCCGGCTCCCGCGTGGTGTTCCTCGCCGGGCAGACCGCCCTCGACGCCGACGGCAAGGTCGTCGGCGCCACGCTCCCCGAGCAGTTCGAGCGGGCCCTCGGCAACCTCCTCGCGGCCCTGCGCGCGGCCGGCGGCACCCCCGCCGACCTCGCCCGGGTCACGGTCTACGCCACGGACGTCGCCGCGTACCGCGCCCACGCCGGACAACTCGGCCGCATGTGGCGGGAGTCGGCGGGCCGGGACTATCCGGCGATGGCGGTCGTGGAGGTCGTACGGCTGTGGGACCAGCAGGCGCTGGTGGAGCTGGACGGGTTCGCGGTACTGCCGTAG
- a CDS encoding DUF5999 family protein: MCSDQSPCPVSGPALRHPVAAHPEQGWTLLCDGSIVFDDSGELHPDGSVVPPCRVPADRLATAA; this comes from the coding sequence ATGTGCTCCGATCAGTCCCCGTGCCCCGTGTCCGGCCCCGCCCTGCGGCACCCGGTGGCCGCCCATCCCGAGCAGGGCTGGACCCTGCTGTGCGACGGCTCGATCGTCTTCGACGACAGCGGCGAACTGCACCCGGACGGCAGCGTGGTCCCGCCGTGCCGGGTCCCGGCGGACCGGCTCGCGACGGCGGCCTGA
- a CDS encoding DUF6299 family protein, translating to MPARPVLAAALGAAALLCAAVAPAAADPTESVTIDKTGHVAKDGTITLSGTYRCTGVTGMAFVSSTVSQGDRTSVYPIGGTAAQCDGAEHRWENTSRISPNPLKTGKAHVQVTVTELRAGGLLLLPDFHAVEDQDITLDQQ from the coding sequence ATGCCAGCACGCCCCGTCCTCGCCGCGGCCCTCGGTGCCGCCGCCCTGCTGTGCGCCGCCGTCGCCCCGGCCGCCGCCGACCCGACCGAGTCCGTGACCATCGACAAGACCGGCCATGTCGCCAAGGACGGCACCATCACGCTGAGCGGCACCTACCGCTGCACCGGGGTCACCGGCATGGCCTTCGTCAGCTCCACGGTCAGCCAGGGCGACCGCACCTCGGTGTACCCCATCGGCGGCACCGCAGCCCAGTGCGACGGCGCCGAGCACCGCTGGGAGAACACCAGCAGGATCTCGCCGAACCCCCTCAAGACCGGCAAGGCCCATGTGCAGGTGACGGTCACGGAACTGCGTGCCGGCGGACTGCTGTTGCTGCCGGACTTCCACGCCGTCGAGGACCAGGACATCACGCTCGACCAGCAGTGA
- a CDS encoding acyl-CoA carboxylase subunit epsilon encodes MSVSPTAPFPPPIRVEKGEATEEELAAVAVLLLSRGALAGAGAEPAAPGAPSWRPHTFHPPHSWQRS; translated from the coding sequence ATGTCCGTGTCCCCCACTGCCCCCTTCCCTCCCCCCATCCGTGTCGAGAAGGGCGAGGCCACCGAGGAGGAGCTGGCCGCCGTCGCGGTGCTGCTGCTCAGCCGTGGCGCGCTCGCGGGCGCCGGCGCCGAACCGGCCGCCCCCGGCGCCCCCTCGTGGCGTCCGCACACCTTCCACCCGCCGCACAGCTGGCAGCGCTCCTGA
- a CDS encoding acyl-CoA carboxylase subunit beta gives MRSRVEELAGIRESVLAGPSEKATAAQKAKGKLTVRERIGLLLDEGSFHEVEPLRRHRATGFGLEAKRPYTDGVVTGWGTVEGRTVFVYAHDFRIFGGALGEAHATKIHKIMDMAIAAGAPLVSLNDGAGARIQEGVSALAGYGGIFQRNTKASGVIPQISVMLGPCAGGAAYSPALTDFVFMVRETSQMFITGPDVVKAVTGEEISQNGLGGADVHAETSGVCHFAYDDEETCLEEVRYLLSLLPRNNRENPPTVPCDDPAGRRCAALADLVPVDGNQPYDMAEVIEEIVDDGEYLEVHQRWARNIICALARLDGHVVGIVANQPQTLAGVLDIEASEKAARFVQLCDAFSVPIVTLLDVPGFLPGVGQEHGGIIRHGAKLLYAYCDATVPRISLILRKAYGGAYIVMDSRSIGADLTYAWPTNEIAVMGAEGAANVIFRRRIADAEDPEAVRAELVKEYKSELMHPYYAAERGLVDDVIDPAETREVLAKSLAMLQSKHAERPARKHGNPPQ, from the coding sequence ATGAGGTCCCGCGTCGAGGAACTGGCCGGCATACGCGAGAGCGTGCTCGCCGGCCCCAGCGAGAAGGCGACCGCCGCCCAGAAGGCCAAGGGCAAGCTCACCGTGCGCGAGCGGATCGGGCTGCTCCTCGACGAGGGCTCCTTCCACGAGGTCGAGCCGCTGCGCCGGCACCGGGCGACCGGTTTCGGCCTGGAGGCGAAGCGGCCGTACACCGACGGGGTGGTCACCGGCTGGGGCACGGTCGAGGGCCGCACGGTCTTCGTGTACGCCCATGACTTCCGGATCTTCGGCGGTGCGCTGGGCGAGGCCCACGCCACCAAGATCCACAAGATCATGGACATGGCCATCGCAGCCGGCGCGCCCCTGGTCTCCCTGAACGACGGCGCGGGCGCCCGTATCCAGGAGGGCGTCTCGGCGCTCGCCGGGTACGGCGGCATCTTCCAGCGCAACACCAAGGCGTCCGGCGTCATCCCGCAGATCAGCGTGATGCTCGGCCCGTGCGCGGGCGGCGCCGCGTACTCGCCCGCCCTGACGGACTTCGTCTTCATGGTCCGTGAGACGTCCCAGATGTTCATCACCGGCCCGGACGTGGTCAAGGCGGTCACCGGTGAGGAGATCTCACAGAACGGCCTGGGCGGCGCCGACGTGCACGCCGAGACCAGCGGGGTGTGCCACTTCGCGTACGACGACGAGGAGACCTGCCTGGAGGAGGTCCGCTATCTGCTCTCACTCCTCCCCCGCAACAACCGCGAGAACCCGCCCACGGTGCCCTGCGACGACCCGGCCGGCCGGCGCTGCGCGGCCCTCGCAGACCTGGTGCCCGTCGACGGCAACCAGCCGTACGACATGGCCGAGGTCATCGAGGAGATCGTCGACGACGGCGAGTACCTGGAGGTCCATCAGCGCTGGGCGCGGAACATCATCTGCGCGCTGGCCCGCCTCGACGGGCATGTCGTCGGGATCGTCGCCAACCAGCCGCAGACCCTGGCCGGTGTGCTGGACATCGAGGCGTCCGAGAAGGCGGCCCGGTTCGTGCAGCTGTGCGACGCGTTCAGCGTGCCGATCGTCACCCTGCTCGACGTACCCGGCTTCCTGCCCGGCGTCGGCCAGGAGCACGGCGGGATCATCCGGCACGGCGCGAAGCTGCTGTACGCCTACTGCGACGCGACCGTGCCGCGTATCTCGCTGATCCTGCGCAAGGCGTACGGAGGTGCCTACATCGTCATGGACTCCCGGTCGATCGGCGCCGACCTCACCTACGCCTGGCCGACCAACGAGATCGCGGTGATGGGCGCGGAAGGTGCCGCGAACGTCATCTTCCGCCGGCGGATCGCCGATGCCGAGGATCCCGAGGCCGTGCGGGCGGAGCTGGTCAAGGAGTACAAGTCCGAGCTGATGCACCCGTACTACGCGGCCGAACGCGGCCTGGTCGACGACGTGATCGATCCGGCCGAGACCCGCGAGGTCCTGGCGAAGTCCCTGGCGATGCTGCAGTCCAAGCACGCCGAGCGCCCGGCCCGGAAGCACGGCAATCCCCCGCAGTGA
- a CDS encoding BTAD domain-containing putative transcriptional regulator — translation MLRFSVLGPLQIRTETGPADVPGDLQRILVQTLLISEGRPVSGESLAEEMWGEAAPDNQANALQAHISRLRRRLRALEPDRPVSRVTIHPAGYRLGLGEGELDAAEFVRAVRQAEAASPDEAGRTARVLGDALALWRGPVFGGFPGGTLCELAGARYEEHRMRAMELRFDAELRLGRPAAMLAELAEAHTNHPLRERFCEQLMIALYGAGRQADALDVFRRMRRRLDDELGIEPSPALRRVESAILSHDPALTGDRLLQLA, via the coding sequence ATGCTGAGGTTCTCCGTTCTCGGGCCGCTGCAGATACGCACCGAAACGGGTCCGGCGGACGTGCCCGGTGATCTGCAGCGCATTCTGGTGCAGACACTGCTGATCAGCGAGGGCCGGCCGGTCTCCGGGGAGAGCCTGGCCGAGGAGATGTGGGGCGAGGCCGCACCCGACAACCAGGCCAACGCCCTGCAGGCACACATCAGCCGGCTGCGCCGCAGGCTGCGGGCGCTGGAGCCGGACCGGCCGGTGTCCCGGGTGACGATCCATCCGGCGGGCTACCGGCTCGGCCTGGGCGAAGGGGAGCTGGACGCCGCCGAGTTCGTCCGGGCCGTACGGCAGGCGGAGGCGGCCTCACCGGACGAGGCCGGACGCACCGCCCGGGTGCTCGGGGACGCGCTGGCGCTGTGGCGCGGGCCGGTCTTCGGCGGTTTTCCCGGCGGGACCCTGTGCGAGCTGGCGGGTGCCCGCTACGAGGAGCACCGGATGCGGGCGATGGAGCTGCGCTTCGACGCCGAGCTGCGGCTCGGCCGGCCCGCGGCCATGCTGGCGGAGCTGGCCGAGGCGCACACCAACCACCCGTTACGGGAGCGGTTCTGCGAGCAGCTGATGATCGCGCTGTACGGCGCGGGGCGGCAGGCCGACGCCCTCGACGTCTTCCGCCGGATGCGCCGCCGCCTCGACGACGAACTCGGCATCGAGCCCTCACCGGCCCTGCGCCGGGTCGAGAGCGCGATCCTCTCCCACGACCCGGCCCTCACCGGCGACCGCCTTCTGCAACTCGCCTGA